In the Hylaeus volcanicus isolate JK05 chromosome 1, UHH_iyHylVolc1.0_haploid, whole genome shotgun sequence genome, one interval contains:
- the LOC128877485 gene encoding zinc finger protein 512B-like yields the protein MNSTEKLKILLFCGLVLTVAAGEKKKAVEKESKVQPNETKTKRGLELSLGDHGFGGGFGGGYGGGYGGGYGGGGGLETVSAEHIKAVTVTKTVQVPEPIPYEVTKHVPYPVKVPVKVPYDKPYPVSVPQPYPVTVEKHVPYVVEKPQPYPVHIPVKVPIGVPYPVKVPVKVPYTVSKPVPYPVKVPVVVKEAVPIHVEAHGGGYGGGFGGGYGGGHEISLGGFGHH from the exons ATGAACAGCACAGAGAAGCTGAAA aTCTTACTTTTCTGCGGTCTGGTACTGACCGTCGCGGCaggagagaagaaaaaggCGGTCGAAAAGGAGTCTAAAGTCCAACCAAACGAGACGAAAACGAAGCGTGGTCTGGAGCTGAGTTTGGGTGACCATGGCTTCGGCGGTGGCTTTGGAGGAGGCTATGGAGGAGGCTATGGAGGAGGCTATGGAGGAGGCGGAGGTCTCGAGACGGTATCCGCGGAACACATCAAGGCGGTCACGGTCACGAAGACGGTTCAAGTGCCGGAACCAATCCCATACGAGGTCACGAAGCACGTGCCCTACCCCGTAAAAGTCCCGGTCAAAGTACCGTACGACAAACCGTACCCCGTTTCCGTGCCACAACCGTACCCAGTAACCGTCGAGAAGCATGTACCCTATGTAGTCGAGAAGCCACAACCTTACCCTGTGCACATACCTGTCAAGGTGCCCATAGGTGTGCCGTACCCGGTCAAGGTGCCTGTCAAGGTGCCGTACACGGTGTCAAAGCCAGTGCCCTATCCTGTTAAAGTGCCCGTGGTCGTGAAGGAGGCAGTACCCATCCACGTGGAGGCGCACGGCGGAGGATATGGTGGTGGATTCGGCGGAGGATACGGTGGTGGACACGAAATCAGTCTGGGAGGTTTTGGACACCATTGA
- the LOC128878312 gene encoding H/ACA ribonucleoprotein complex subunit 1-like yields the protein MSTPQKLMILALVATASLASDAKDSTAKDSTTKVETKVETKEKSKRGLELSLGSGDFGGHGLSFGGGGGYGGGYGGGLSLGGGFGGGGFGGGGGGGGGGGGGDGGRITGITIHRENQVRVPAPYPVERTVPVPVSVPVHIPVERPVPVPVPKPYPVPVEKQIPVPVEKSVPVPYNVHVKVPVKVPYPVSVPVKVPVAVEKEVPYPVKVPVYVKESYPVLVSSGGGFGGGGYGGGYGGGYGGGHGGGYGGGYGGGYGGGYGGGHELSFGLH from the exons ATGAGCACTCCGCAG AAACTAATGATACTCGCCCTGGTGGCGACGGCGTCCCTCGCCAGCGATGCGAAGGATTCGACCGCCAAGGATTCGACTACGAAGGTGGAGACCAAGGTGGAGACCAAGGAAAAGAGCAAACGGGGGTTGGAGTTGAGCCTCGGTAGTGGAGATTTCGGTGGTCACGGATTGAGCTTTGGAGGAGGAGGCGGATATGGTGGCGGATACGGGGGTGGCTTGAGCCTCGGTGGAGGCTTTGGCGGTGGCGGCTtcggtggcggcggcggcggcggcggcggtggcggagGTGGCGACGGAGGTCGCATAACTGGCATCACGATCCATCGAGAGAACCAAGTTCGCGTGCCAGCACCATACCCTGTCGAGAGGACGGTGCCTGTACCAGTCTCGGTTCCTGTTCACATTCCCGTCGAGCGGCCAGTTCCTGTGCCCGTACCGAAACCTTACCCAGTTCCAGTGGAGAAACAGATCCCCGTACCAGTGGAGAAATCGGTCCCCGTGCCGTACAATGTGCACGTCAAAGTGCCCGTGAAGGTCCCTTACCCGGTCAGTGTGCCGGTGAAGGTACCGGTAGCGGTCGAAAAGGAGGTTCCCTACCCAGTCAAGGTCCCTGTATACGTTAAGGAATCCTATCCAGTACTGGTCAGCAGCGGTGGCGGATTCGGCGGCGGTGGATACGGAGGCGGATACGGAGGTGGATACGGAGGCGGACACGGAGGTGGATACGGAGGTGGATACGGAGGTGGATACGGAGGTGGATACGGAGGCGGACACGAGCTGTCGTTCGGTCTGCATTGA